DNA sequence from the Oryza brachyantha chromosome 5, ObraRS2, whole genome shotgun sequence genome:
TAGCTGAAAGAACGAAAATAATGCGGAAGCatctgaaaaattaaaaaaaaaactgtactTACAAGTCATCCTCACAGTTAAACATGTTTTCTTCATATTGATTTTTAGTTCTGCACTTAAAGCCACCCTCAGTTCCAGATGTAACAGAAACCAAAgaatcattaaaaatagacCTTTCCGGTTCAATTTGGTAGCTTGATTGGAGAGTCGTGCACTGAAAATAAGAAAGAGAATGTTAGAACAGGTGCCAATGATTTACAATTGAAAACTCACGTGCTCGTAGGAATTTACATTCTTTGGTAGCAGGCAATAGCTAGGGGTGCAATGCTTGCAGTTACTGAGATCCACTTTTGGGGGTAATTCGTTTTCTCGCGAGGGACTCCACTGAAGAAAAGGTTCAGCCTTGTGTTCCTCATCATCTGCTACATCAGGTGATTCATTACCACCTATCAGAAATTGATTAAACATAACTTTAACacaaggggttcaactaaatatgtacaaaatacaaaaacaattaatttgcTAGCAGCACAGAATGATATTAGTATGTTCTTACTTTGTATCATGTACCAATACAAAAGAAGCTAGATAATATCAAAACCAACAAACCTAATTGTTGGAAAATAGTTGTACTCAGATGTCAGAACATCACATTGCAGTAGGCGTTTTGAATTGAATGGTTGAAAATACCCAATCCTCGTAGTTTGATAATTTGGAAGCATCACACAAATCAATAACGGAACATATCAGGCACGGAAGGACCCATGAACCAATAtgttagatttttaactttttcattttaaaattctaaCTTTCTAAGGCACAGTCCTCCTGAAGAATGTAGTTTATTACATGTAGTGACACACTTAATAGCTAGGAAGCACTTCGAAATAATATCAGGAAAAATAGGTGAATGCAAAGATGAGCAAATGATCTGCGCATTCCTTAAATAACAGGAAAATAGTTGGGCCAATACACGCTGTGTGCGACTGTTAGTAAAGCGGTGAATGTTTGCGACTGACTTCATTATTTCCTGAGAAGGATGTTAAAAGCAAAGTACCGGGAGATTGCTCGATTCGGAGAATAAACAAAGAGAGAACTTTGACACACCTTTCTTTGTAGGATTTTCAATCAGTCCAGTGcttcttttattttgtctGTGCCTCAAACTATAATCTGTGCCTTCATGGGTTTGGTTTTGGTCTTGAGTATACTTCCATTGTGGCACTTCTTTTCTGCCATCGGTTGCTTTTACTGGGATACCATCCAATTTATTAGTAGTATCTGGAGTAATAATCAGAACCATCTGCaaattaaaggaaaatttgtgAACTGATTATGACACATGAGCtcataatagaaaattttgctGAAAGCAGCGTGCTAGTGATCTGTGTTTATTCAATTCTATATAAGAGTTCACCAATATGTTATATGGTATTCCCTctggtttttttgtttgacgccgttgattttttgatttacgtttgaccctttgtcttattcaaaaattttgtccaaatatataaaattataaatcatacttaaagtttctttagtaataaatcaaatcataataaaatagtcaataattatataatttttttaaataagacgaaggatcaaacataaatcaaaaagtcaacggcgtcaaactaGAAAAATCGGAGGAAGTATATGCaaaaaagatatatcactaGAACATAGGCCTTAGCATATGAGCAGTGGGTGGTATGTTAAATAATGAAGCATGAGGTGTATCACCTTGCTCTCTCGACTATTGTTTGGACTTCTGCAAGATTGCTCCTTTGGCACAGGAGCCCATAGGTGATAAggcagaaaaaaattgaactctTCTAGGATCTTGGGATGGTTACCTACGATTCTTTTCACCTGCAACGCAAATCATGGTGAAATCACGGCCCttacaattatttttgcaaattatCGAAGAATGAGCACCTCGTCTATAATATCTTCCGTGACCACTGTATCAATCTTGTTAAAATTAACCATAATGTCCAGTACAGCATGGTAATCTTCAATGCTGATACCACATACCTGCAGGTTTATATAAAGTTAGCAACCATGGTAAGCAAACGAGTACTAACGCCACACAGGGAGCAAGCAAGCGGACTTATTTTTAGCACCTTCACTTTCATAAGCCATTCTCGTGCGATCACTGAAAGCAACTCGGTCTGGTAAGGGCTAATTCCTTTCTGGAGAAAGAGCTGAAAAGCCTCTATTACTCGAGGATGGCCATCAAGTATCCTCAGAACCATTTGTTTGCACTTTTCAATCGAGATGTTCCTGAtttcaccatcatcatcagttcggtttttatcataatttatcataagGATAGTACTTccttattataattatttatcataagcataaatataacatgTAGTTAGTCAAAACAATGATGATTCATCAACCGAGAAGATAAAGGTATATACTGATTCATACTTTTGTCTCCTAAACTTGATCATACACCGGAGGAAGTCGCTGTACACGTTGTCAGGGAGCACCGTCTTGACAAATACCAGGTATTGCATAGTCTCATATCTAATCGTCTTCGCTCTTTTCGGTGGAACTGGAAGAGCGTCACCATGATCATCGGGAGAATAAGACATTTTCTCCGACTCCCGACTACCCACCCAGCGCACCGGAGAAGCAAATACGCAAACACCTGCAAGGCACAAGAACAGATGAATCTACAGATGATGATTCCCTCAATATGTGgccaaccaaaacaaaatctaCCTCGGTTCGCTCGGTTTATCCCCTACGCCCTTCCATCGCGAGGGATTCTGATTCGATTCAACCAACGAATCGATCCGCCGTAAAGAGCCAACGAAACCCAGACGATCACGGCGAGATCGCTCGGACTTGGTTCGCGCGCGCGGAGAAATATAATACTCCTAATGCGTAGAGCGATCGGAATACTCACGGAAGAGGCAAAACCTACCCAAGTgtgccggcgggcggcggcggcggcggcagcggacgAGAGGACGGAGTCGGAGGCGAGCGACGAGGCGCTGCGCTGAGGCTCCAGACCTTCCGGAACCTTCTAGAAACCCACCCGCGcgggtcggcgacgacgcgagcgagggaaagagaagaaagagatgAGATGAAGCGCAGCTAAATGGGCTGGGTTGGGCACGCGGagacctctctctctctctcctcttactGGGCCTTGAGGCCCAGTTAAACTACACCTACAAAACCCATCCCCGATGCTGAGagcacccgcgccgccgccgctattCGCCGGCGAAGAGGGCAGCCACGGCGGCACCCACTACAGCCCTCGTCGGGGGCTTCTGCGCCTTGTGTCTCCTCCGCAGGAGAGGGCGTCCTGTGGCTAGCGCTCTCATGGCGTGCTCTCGCGCACATACACACACGCACATTCTCGCTGCTGCGTCGGCTGTGGTGAGGTAATTTCCCCTCCCGTTTCGCGGTATTCGGGCTCTTCTGGTTTCAAGAGGTGGTTGTTTAGGTTTGGGATCTATCGCCTTCTTGGCTTATACCTGAATACTTGTGCTGTGCGATTTGGGGATTGATGGTTCGGTTTTCGTGTCCCCAATTGCGAGAGAGATTAGTTTGCTGCTTTTGTATCGAATTATTTTATGAGCAGTGGTTGATTTGCTAGGTGCTGGTACTAGTTGGTATAGCACTAGTTTAATTACGTGGAAACATGCCAAGTCACGTGCAATCTTATGAACGAATCCTGCATGCCTCGTCGATTTAGCTTGTTAATTCGTAACAAGTTAGCTTCTGAGTTACACGATTTTATGACCAAACCACTGTGGATATCATGATAGAATTGAAACCTACAAAAATCATAATGTTGCAATGTCGAGAGTTAGCTGTAGCTGGAGTTATTCAGATATGTTTTCATAGTGCTTGTATTGATTTTGTGTCATCGAAATGTTTTCTGACCCTTTATGTCATGACGCTGCAATCCATTTAGCATCCATAAGAAAGTATGCGTGGTAAATCGTTCCAATGAAATGCGCAAATTCGATGACAAACCTACAGCCATCAACttgtgcaaaaaaaacatcatgtcGTTATGCACCTTGCCGTTGCACCTGCATATCACTCAACTACCACAATCACCTTTTTTCTACTTGGTATTTTCATTGGAATCTTCTCACAGGACAAACCTGGTCATTTAAATTCACATGGATGCATGTGCTGTAAGGACCAAGTCACCAAACGTTGTATTTTAGTATACTATGTATAGACTCTCTCTATTAATGAAAGTGGGGCTATTTTCTGCACAGTACATGTCATTGTTGTTTGCaatcttataaaatttacagcTTACAAGTTACTAAATTTTCACTGGCAGCAAGTTCGGACTTGTATAGTTGAAGTATTGTCATCAGGGTTTTTGGTTACCGCAGAAGTTCAGAGGACTCTAGTCAATACGTTAGCTCACTCTGCCATCCTCACTGCCAAATGTACAGGTTGCCGGTTTATCTAATTTGCAAGCAGGGGTTAGGGCCTACAAGAAAGATAAGGTGAACCGTATTCTGGATGCTTATGTGTTTGACAAGTCCTTCAAGGTACGGAATATATCATCTGAACCTTTGGTTTAACTGTCTATTGTGGTAATAATTATGGACCAGTACATGTTTCAGTGATATCAacaatttctaaaataatattaataactactccctccgtttcataatgtaaaactttctagccttgtctaaattcatatggatgctaatgaatctagacatatatataaattatatatattcatcagttgatgaatttaggtaagactagaaagtctttacaatatgaaatagaggtaatACTCTATGCGGTCATTTAATGTAACCTGAGTCTATTCTGTGTTTTAGAATACATTAGTTTCTGTTGTGTTGTTTATCCAACATTTGAAAGATGCACGCGGTCTGCTGAAACACATTGGTTTCACTTTTTCTTTGGGAAAAACAATAGTCCTGTCACTAGACTCAATCCCCAGGAAGGTGCTATGTGGTTGATTGTGGACCTATAGTCAACTTAAAAGTTACCTGAAAAAAACAGGATTTGTCTTTTACTGAAAAAAAGGAACATAATATTATATCACTTGATTGACTTCTAATGAAGATGATATTTTCCCTTGAGGAATTTAAGGTCAGTGAGTCCTTTTAGACGGTGAGCTGGTGATTTCTGGCACCTTCtccatgtatataaaaacagATGTTTCCTCAGCTATGATAAACAACTTTCATTGCAGTGACAGGAATTATAAATTGAATATGTAATAGATAACAACAGCTTGTGTAGAATATCGTTGCAGTTGCAAATTACATGTCCAAAAAATAAGATGCTCTCCATTTCTCATCCATGGTCAAAACTGTAACATTTTTTGCAATGTTTCTATAGGCCTTTACACGAGAAAGTGCTTGATTACGATTGGTTTCTATGGTCCTATCTGCTCTGATCAATTGGGTTATGATTTTTACACCATTGCCTGCTCATATTTATTGATCTTCTGATTTCCATTCTTGTTTTGAGCCTTGGTCTCTCcagtttgattcttttttgcCATGAGGAATTCAGCAAGAACCTGAAGTGCGACATCGGCATTGTCATTCCTCATTAGGACCTCTGCAACCTCTGCAGGCGTTATCGGCACCTCCTCTATCAGCTGTTCGATTTCTGGATACATGGCATGGTTTTCAACAGAGTGGTAGTTGCTGGCCAGAACTCGGAAAGCCTCTGGGGTGCAGTACCCCATGTGGATGTGCATGTCCATCCTGCCAGGCCGCAGCAGTGCTGGGTCAAGACGCTCTCTGTAGTTTGTGGTGAAGACGATGATCCTCTCCTCGCCGCTTGTTGACCACAGACCGTCAACAAAGTTGAGCAGCCCAGATAGTGTCACCTACTCTCAACAAAATACCCAAATTAGCATCAGGCCATCAGCATTGGTAAGGAAGTCGTCAAATCAACAAGTGCTGGGAATTACCAATCATAATTGATATACATGAGACCATGATTGATCATAACTAACCTTGTCTTCATTTTCTTCTCCTGAATGGCTGGACTTGGCACGCTTGATGTCACCCTCATCCCGTTGCTGCAGGTCGATGCTGCAGTCAATGTCCTCAACAACGAGGATGGATCGGTTGCTCATCCCGACGAGCAGCCTCCGGAGGTCAGAGTTGGACTTGACCTCAGTGAGCTCGAGATCGTATATGTCAAACTTGAGGTAgttggccatggcggcgatgAGGCTGGACTTGCCGGTGCCAGGTGGTCCGTAGAGCAGGTATCCCCTCTTCCACGCCCTGCCAATCCTCCTGTAGTAGTCCTTCCTCTTGACAAACCTCTCGAGGTCGTACATGACGGACTGCTTCAGGCTGTGGTCCATGGCGAGCGTGTCGAAGGTGGAGGGGTGGCGCAGGTCGACGGCGGTCCAGGCGTCGTACTCGATCATGTGCATCTTGAGGTTCCTGTGCTGGTCGTTCATGGCCTTGGCCGTGTCCACGACGAAGGGGAGGTACGACCTGAGCGCCTTCTCCTTGTGCTTCTTGTGGAAGCTCACCTCGAAGGACTTGACCTCGAAGCGGCTCCGGCCCCTCCTGTtggtggcgccgccggtgtAGCCGTAGCCGCCGGCGTgggcgttggcggcggcgctggcgctggcgtTGTCGCGGGAGACGAGGCGCCAGGTGTAGTCGACGCCGTCGTGGACGTCGAGCATCTCCTCGCCCTGGTCCATGGTGATCATGATGCCCTGGGCGTCGTCGACCcggctggcgcggaggcgctGCATGTCGGTGTTGATCCGCGCGGCGAGGTAGGTGCGCGCAGCGTCGTAGATCTGGTTGGTGGACAGGCCCTCCGTCTCGTCGATGACGACGGTGTGGGTGGAGGAGACGCGCGCGCGGATGCTTCGCGCGGCCGCCCGGAGCAGCTCGCGCACCTCGTCGGGGATGAGCTCGCTGACCACGCCGCGCACCACCATGGCCGTCccggccacggccgccgccgtcgccatgtaCTTCTCGTAGTCGCCGGACCACGACATGGCTGGCTGACCGACCGTATCGCGTTCCCGTTCCTCCCGGATGTATGCCGCTAGCTAGACGACGGAGCTATGGCGGGAGGCGGCTGATCGAGAGGTGTCAAGTTAATTTAGGGGCAGCGTTTCTGGGTTTACGTGCCGATCTGTCACTGTTAGCTCCCATCGAAGTATACTTCTACTCTTGTAggagtatttgtttttcttcttggaCACGAAAAAATTAGTCTATACAGCAATGGGGTGCGTGTAGAATGAAGATCTGGATCGGCAGTCTCTAGTCACGGATACAGACCGAACGTGGattttcctctctctttttttttagacGAGAGGGCTGAACGTGGATTCGAATTCGGTGGGGTCTTGTGACAGTAAGCCGTACGGCCCATAGGCCAGGAGAGGCCCAGCGTAAAACGTTTTTGGGCCGAAGCCCTGCTGCCATTCCAATTACGCCCAGCACCGTCCAAATGCACATCAACTGACACTCTTCTCTCCTTCCCGCAACTGGACTCAATTCTCATGGATGCCAAAGGCTGGCTGGCAGTCACTCGCCGGCTACGCCAGATTAACCTAACGGCGGCGCACCGCTGCCGGAGTTTAGGTGATACGAATACTGGCGCGTTTCTTCTCTATAAACATCTGTGCTTCATTTGCTTACCCTGCTGTCTGCTGATACCCCCACCCGTTTTCAGTAATGACAGCGGTTACtctatatggatgctaatatcGTTGATTATTCTGTGTGAATTCACATGTTAGTGTTTGCTATCATCCGTTTATGCCAAATCTAGCACTAAAGATTGTCCAAATCTAactattttttccttctcgCCTGATCTAAATTCCACATGTACGATGAAGGTTTTGTTTGTCTGTGTCTTGGTGGTTTTGTTGTGTTGGAGATTAATGTGCAACTTGTAAAATCAATGGGGAATCGGTCCAGTTGAATACTCGATGTATTAGATCCTGTTTTCTGAAACTAGCTTTGCTTGGCATATATTCTGGTGTTCCCATGACTTGTCGAgacaatatttataaatttcttaGGAAGTACACTTCATTAATTACGAGTGCACCTCATCTCTCCAAGTACACATTGTTATTAGCAGTCAAAACGATCACATGTTTCTCCTTCAAAAAAACGATCACATGTTTTGAAATGGATCTTCTGTAGAACCTATCTAACCGTATACACATTCTTGTTGTCAATTGTTCTATTCCACAATCCTAAGTGCATTCATCAGTTGAGGGGtctttttgtttctctgtCGCTTTGTCATCTTTATTCTCCTCCGTCACCTTAGTATCACCCTTACTTTCAATCTTGATCTCATTGGCATCTTTTATCTTTGACTTTAGGAGCTCCATTAGACCAAGTAGTGCGATATCAGTATCATCATTTCTCATGAGAACCTCGGCAACCTCTGCAGGCGTCACCATCACCTCCTTGATCAGCTCCTCGATCTCTGGATATGTGGCATGATAGTCGATGGAGTGGTAGTTGCTGGCAAGAATTCGGAAAGCCTCTGGTGTGCAGTACCCCATGTGGATGTGCATGTCCATCCTGCCAGGCCGCAGAAGTGCTGGATCAAGACGCTCCTTGTAATTGGTCGTGAAGACGATGATCCTTTCCTCCCCGCTTGTTGACCACAGCCCATCAACAAAATTTAGCAGCCCAGATAATGTTACCTGTGTGGACAGCAATCAAATTCTCATCAGCTTTGGTAAGAATAATCGTGAAATCAACTAGAGAAGAGGATTATAAATATGGATATTATGCATTTTGATTTTAAAGGTACTCACTTTCTCTTCTCGCTTGCCTTCTTCTGTAGAATTGGACTTGTTACATTCCTCCCCGGCCTCCCGTTGTTTCAGTTCGATGGAACAGTCA
Encoded proteins:
- the LOC102720799 gene encoding AAA-ATPase At3g50940-like — translated: MSWSGDYEKYMATAAAVAGTAMVVRGVVSELIPDEVRELLRAAARSIRARVSSTHTVVIDETEGLSTNQIYDAARTYLAARINTDMQRLRASRVDDAQGIMITMDQGEEMLDVHDGVDYTWRLVSRDNASASAAANAHAGGYGYTGGATNRRGRSRFEVKSFEVSFHKKHKEKALRSYLPFVVDTAKAMNDQHRNLKMHMIEYDAWTAVDLRHPSTFDTLAMDHSLKQSVMYDLERFVKRKDYYRRIGRAWKRGYLLYGPPGTGKSSLIAAMANYLKFDIYDLELTEVKSNSDLRRLLVGMSNRSILVVEDIDCSIDLQQRDEGDIKRAKSSHSGEENEDKVTLSGLLNFVDGLWSTSGEERIIVFTTNYRERLDPALLRPGRMDMHIHMGYCTPEAFRVLASNYHSVENHAMYPEIEQLIEEVPITPAEVAEVLMRNDNADVALQVLAEFLMAKKNQTGETKAQNKNGNQKINKYEQAMV